The following proteins are co-located in the Pararhizobium capsulatum DSM 1112 genome:
- a CDS encoding ornithine cyclodeaminase family protein, giving the protein MRHFDAGQVHRALDYPGLVEALRGAHRDGGMPQMHVTVLSDSERDENKFVSLLSWASGDVIAVKMVGVFPGNPELVPPQPSVQGLVALFDGKTGGALATCDGAALTFRKTAADSALGVALLARPDAEVLLVVGAGGLAPHVIEAHTSVRPSIRRVLIWNRNPARAEMLAADLRAKGRDVSSVSVLDEAVAEADIISCVTMATEPLVRGALLKPGTHVDLIGAYTPDMREADDDTLRRAGRLFVDTRTNSEGSGDVSGPLAAGIITRADIVADLCDLCNGTHPGRRSTEEITVYKNVGGGHLDMFTARHLLATTRVG; this is encoded by the coding sequence ATGCGCCACTTCGATGCCGGACAGGTTCATCGTGCCCTTGATTATCCCGGTCTCGTCGAGGCGTTGCGGGGAGCGCATCGCGATGGCGGGATGCCACAGATGCATGTCACCGTGCTGAGCGACAGCGAGAGGGACGAAAACAAGTTCGTCTCGCTTTTGTCCTGGGCCTCGGGCGATGTCATCGCGGTCAAGATGGTCGGCGTTTTTCCCGGCAATCCCGAGCTTGTCCCACCACAGCCCTCCGTGCAGGGACTGGTGGCGCTGTTCGACGGCAAGACAGGCGGAGCGCTTGCGACCTGCGATGGTGCCGCGCTCACCTTCCGCAAGACCGCAGCCGATTCAGCTCTTGGCGTCGCTCTTCTGGCAAGGCCGGATGCAGAAGTGCTGCTCGTGGTTGGCGCCGGAGGGCTTGCCCCTCATGTGATCGAAGCCCACACGAGCGTACGTCCTTCGATCCGAAGGGTGCTGATCTGGAATCGCAATCCTGCAAGGGCGGAAATGCTGGCAGCGGACTTGCGGGCGAAGGGCAGGGATGTATCCTCCGTCTCAGTGCTGGACGAGGCCGTCGCGGAGGCCGACATAATCTCCTGCGTCACCATGGCAACCGAACCCTTGGTCCGTGGCGCGCTCTTGAAGCCTGGCACTCATGTCGATCTCATCGGCGCCTATACGCCAGACATGCGGGAAGCCGACGACGACACACTCCGTCGTGCCGGCCGCCTTTTTGTCGACACGCGCACCAATAGTGAGGGTTCAGGTGATGTGTCGGGACCGCTTGCGGCTGGCATCATAACGCGCGCCGACATCGTCGCCGATCTCTGCGACCTCTGCAATGGCACCCACCCTGGTCGCCGGTCGACTGAAGAGATTACCGTCTACAAGAACGTTGGGGGCGGACATCTGGATATGTTTACCGCAAGACATTTGCTAGCAACGACCCGCGTCGGGTAA
- a CDS encoding amino acid ABC transporter ATP-binding protein — MMPLLNVERLSKSFGTHQVLKSIDLTVSAGDVTCIVGPSGSGKSTLLRCLNYLEVPTSGAIYLEGEPVGVRWRGNKLFRMSFNELSVQRQKMGMVFQGFHLFPHKTALENIIEAPVIVKGKTRQQATEEARRLLDKVGLSDRADYYPRQLSGGQQQRVAIARALAMQPTLMLFDEPTSALDPELVGEVLAVMRQLAEEGMTMVVVTHEMSFARDVADHLVFMDGGVIVEAGNPRDVLSNPQHSRTRSFLARVL, encoded by the coding sequence ATGATGCCGCTTCTGAATGTCGAGCGCCTGTCGAAAAGTTTCGGCACGCATCAGGTGCTGAAGAGCATCGATCTGACCGTTTCCGCCGGTGATGTCACCTGTATCGTCGGTCCTTCCGGCTCCGGCAAGAGCACGCTCCTGCGCTGCCTGAACTATCTCGAAGTCCCGACCTCCGGCGCGATCTATCTCGAGGGTGAGCCTGTCGGCGTCCGCTGGCGCGGGAACAAGCTTTTCCGCATGTCGTTCAACGAGCTTTCGGTCCAGCGGCAGAAGATGGGCATGGTGTTCCAGGGCTTCCATCTCTTCCCGCACAAGACGGCACTCGAAAACATCATCGAGGCGCCTGTTATCGTCAAGGGCAAGACCCGGCAGCAGGCGACGGAAGAAGCCCGGCGGCTGCTCGACAAGGTGGGCCTCAGCGATCGCGCCGACTACTATCCGAGGCAGCTTTCAGGCGGCCAGCAGCAGCGCGTGGCGATTGCGCGCGCCCTTGCGATGCAGCCGACGCTCATGCTGTTCGACGAGCCGACCTCGGCGCTCGATCCCGAACTGGTGGGCGAGGTTCTGGCCGTCATGCGACAGCTTGCGGAGGAGGGCATGACCATGGTGGTCGTGACCCACGAGATGTCCTTTGCCCGGGATGTGGCCGATCATCTCGTTTTCATGGATGGCGGTGTCATCGTCGAGGCGGGCAATCCCCGCGATGTGCTCAGCAACCCACAGCACAGCCGCACACGCTCGTTTCTCGCCCGCGTTCTCTAA
- a CDS encoding amino acid ABC transporter permease — protein MAVSDKTLVQRPDIHSAKLVDVFHPSWWIGGAVLLLLAGLFIRLLVTNENLQWSVVWQYLFSPEILAGLGRTLMLTFLSMIIGLIIGTIIAIMRLSRNPVFQATSWAWIWFFRGVPPLVQLVFWYNLGLLIPEVSIGIPFGPTLWSASTNQLITPLTAALLGLAFTESAYAAEMIRAGIQAINVGQTEAAATLGMTQFQTLRRIVLPQALRIIIPPIGNDTISMLKFTSLVSVLALPDLLYSAQMIYSRTYQTIPLLIVATIWYLVLSTILTLIEHYIEHRLKDGTPIDFQLVLKSLFKSKFWGLRRGEVLP, from the coding sequence ATGGCTGTTTCAGACAAGACGCTAGTCCAGCGACCGGACATTCATTCCGCCAAACTCGTCGATGTCTTCCACCCTTCCTGGTGGATTGGCGGTGCTGTTCTGCTGTTATTGGCGGGGCTGTTCATACGGCTCCTGGTGACCAACGAGAACCTGCAATGGAGCGTGGTCTGGCAATATCTGTTCAGCCCGGAAATCCTGGCCGGGCTCGGCCGCACGCTGATGCTGACGTTTCTGTCGATGATCATCGGCCTGATCATCGGAACGATCATTGCCATCATGCGGCTGTCGCGCAATCCGGTGTTTCAGGCGACGAGCTGGGCGTGGATCTGGTTCTTCCGCGGCGTGCCGCCGCTGGTGCAGCTGGTTTTCTGGTACAATCTCGGCCTGCTGATCCCGGAAGTGTCGATCGGCATTCCCTTCGGCCCCACCCTCTGGTCTGCCTCGACGAACCAGCTGATCACGCCGCTGACGGCTGCGCTGCTCGGGCTGGCCTTCACCGAAAGCGCCTATGCCGCGGAGATGATCCGGGCCGGCATCCAGGCAATCAATGTCGGCCAGACGGAAGCCGCCGCCACGCTCGGCATGACGCAATTCCAGACGCTGCGCCGTATCGTGTTGCCCCAGGCACTGCGCATCATCATTCCGCCCATCGGCAACGACACCATCTCGATGCTGAAATTCACTTCCCTCGTCAGCGTGCTTGCCCTGCCGGACCTGCTTTACTCGGCCCAAATGATCTATTCCCGCACCTACCAGACCATCCCGCTGCTGATCGTCGCGACGATCTGGTATCTGGTGCTGTCCACCATTCTGACGCTTATCGAACACTATATCGAACACCGCCTGAAGGACGGCACGCCGATCGACTTCCAGCTGGTTCTCAAGTCGCTGTTCAAGAGCAAGTTCTGGGGACTTCGCCGCGGGGAGGTGCTGCCATGA
- a CDS encoding ABC transporter substrate-binding protein, translating into MAYHSGINLLRAASLAGALFASALSAHAAEADKALHDALSESYKSNGVNIAVFNDWPPDEFVENGELKGWSVDMAKAMSERLGVPFKFDPTSFDVIIPGLASKRYDAGFSSFGVTAERLEVLDFIPQRKEGTGYAFLKGKDLKLGEEKDLCGHSVALLTGAWDFQYLTKVSEETCVAAGLKPIELQQFTTQNAAELAVSSGRVEIVAAGSAKLAYLAKQTGKFDMAGFISNAVYNGIGVRKGDPLGPALKGALQAMMDDGSYKEIMANWGVDGAGMLEKAILVTKDDPNP; encoded by the coding sequence ATGGCATATCATTCGGGAATAAACCTATTGCGGGCGGCGAGCCTTGCGGGTGCGCTCTTTGCATCCGCACTTTCAGCGCATGCCGCAGAAGCTGACAAGGCGCTGCACGATGCACTGTCGGAAAGCTACAAGTCCAACGGCGTCAACATAGCCGTCTTCAACGACTGGCCGCCGGATGAATTCGTCGAGAACGGCGAGTTGAAGGGCTGGAGCGTCGATATGGCGAAGGCTATGTCCGAACGTCTGGGCGTGCCGTTCAAGTTTGATCCGACCAGCTTCGACGTGATCATTCCGGGTCTTGCCAGCAAGCGTTACGACGCCGGCTTCTCGTCCTTCGGTGTTACCGCAGAGCGTCTGGAAGTCCTCGACTTCATTCCTCAGCGCAAGGAAGGCACCGGTTACGCTTTCCTGAAGGGCAAGGATCTGAAGCTTGGCGAAGAGAAGGATCTCTGCGGCCACAGCGTAGCACTTCTTACCGGCGCCTGGGACTTCCAGTACCTGACAAAGGTCAGTGAAGAGACCTGCGTTGCCGCTGGCCTGAAGCCGATCGAGCTGCAGCAGTTCACCACGCAGAATGCGGCCGAACTCGCCGTATCTTCCGGTCGCGTCGAAATCGTTGCCGCAGGCTCGGCCAAGCTTGCCTATCTCGCCAAGCAGACCGGCAAGTTCGACATGGCCGGTTTCATCAGCAATGCGGTCTATAACGGCATCGGCGTTCGCAAGGGCGATCCGCTCGGCCCGGCGCTCAAGGGCGCGCTTCAGGCGATGATGGACGATGGCTCCTACAAGGAGATCATGGCAAACTGGGGCGTCGATGGCGCGGGCATGCTTGAAAAGGCAATCCTCGTCACCAAGGATGACCCGAATCCCTGA
- a CDS encoding LacI family DNA-binding transcriptional regulator encodes MNDKRQDKVTITEVAKHAGVSTATAGRVLGGYGYSRQEIKDKVRQAAEELGYRPNLLARGLITGKTKTIGVVAGDIQSPFYASILRGVADVTRAAGFGILLTNSDEQIERELEAVQLLREKQVDGLIIAPSDLSGSKHLQAAVRDGCPVVLIDRAIKNLAADAVCVDNRAASRDCITRLTEAGHRRIGLIAELERWEGGDITDFLSAVEGSALDSSTLFPSWQRLYGYIDALRSAGLPIDPDLIGRVGVYSSEGARKETQRLLEWSERPTALFTADGLMSAAAMDVITSLDLQIPRDLSLICFDDLDWMSFIKPGIAAVVQPLTEMGEAAARLMLSRIAGDDSAPQYLALQPKFAARGSIAAPLSS; translated from the coding sequence ATGAACGACAAACGGCAGGACAAGGTAACGATCACCGAGGTGGCAAAACATGCCGGCGTCAGCACGGCAACGGCCGGTCGCGTCCTCGGCGGCTACGGCTATTCACGCCAGGAGATCAAGGACAAGGTCAGGCAGGCAGCCGAGGAGCTGGGCTACCGCCCCAATCTCCTCGCCCGCGGCCTGATCACCGGCAAGACCAAGACGATTGGCGTCGTGGCCGGCGACATCCAGAGCCCGTTTTATGCAAGCATCCTGCGCGGAGTTGCCGATGTCACCCGCGCCGCCGGCTTCGGCATCCTCCTGACCAACAGCGACGAACAGATCGAGCGGGAACTGGAAGCCGTCCAGCTGCTGCGGGAAAAACAGGTGGACGGATTGATCATCGCACCGTCCGATCTATCCGGCTCTAAGCATCTTCAGGCCGCCGTCCGCGATGGTTGCCCGGTGGTACTGATCGACCGTGCCATCAAGAACCTCGCCGCCGATGCCGTCTGCGTCGACAACCGTGCGGCCTCCCGCGATTGCATTACGCGGCTGACCGAAGCCGGGCATCGCCGCATCGGTCTCATTGCCGAGCTCGAGCGCTGGGAAGGCGGAGATATCACGGATTTCCTGAGTGCGGTCGAGGGCAGTGCGCTCGATTCGTCCACGCTCTTTCCCAGCTGGCAGCGTCTCTATGGCTATATCGACGCCCTGCGAAGCGCCGGGCTGCCGATTGATCCCGATCTTATCGGCCGTGTCGGCGTCTATTCGTCGGAAGGCGCCCGCAAGGAAACGCAGCGCCTGCTCGAATGGTCGGAGCGGCCGACAGCCCTCTTTACGGCCGATGGCCTGATGTCGGCTGCAGCGATGGATGTCATTACCTCGCTCGACCTGCAGATTCCACGCGATCTCTCGCTGATCTGCTTCGACGATCTGGACTGGATGAGCTTCATCAAGCCCGGCATCGCGGCCGTCGTGCAGCCGCTCACCGAAATGGGTGAAGCGGCCGCGCGGCTGATGCTCTCACGCATCGCGGGTGACGACAGCGCGCCACAATATCTGGCGCTGCAGCCGAAATTCGCCGCTCGCGGGTCGATCGCCGCACCGCTTTCCTCATAG
- a CDS encoding PfkB family carbohydrate kinase: MVKIVAMGDNVVDCYLSRDTMFPGGNCLNVSVFIRKFGGDSAYLGAIGHDPAGHAIVEALSQEGVDISHLRRIEGPTAYCIIGHRNADRVFVTFDLGISMFEPSEEDFEFISGYDAVQIGQSSGLDGYLARVAALRPLSYDFSNKYDDAKIERIAPLCYLASVSARDDSRDHAVELMRGVLAKGAKWCLVTRGSKGAVFGGEAGIFDVPAAKANLVDTLGAGDTFIARTLFGLVKGEAPPQLLGAAATEAARTCSYYGAVGHGVPIDLDVDVAAIRATHPDL; encoded by the coding sequence ATGGTCAAGATTGTTGCGATGGGCGATAATGTCGTCGATTGCTACCTCTCCCGGGACACGATGTTTCCCGGTGGGAACTGCCTTAACGTTTCTGTTTTCATTCGAAAATTTGGTGGTGACTCTGCCTATCTCGGCGCTATCGGCCATGATCCTGCAGGCCACGCCATTGTTGAGGCGTTGTCGCAGGAGGGGGTTGATATCTCCCATCTTCGCCGGATCGAAGGTCCCACCGCCTATTGCATCATCGGCCATCGCAATGCCGACCGGGTCTTCGTGACGTTCGATCTCGGGATATCGATGTTCGAGCCTTCGGAGGAGGATTTCGAATTCATCTCCGGCTATGATGCCGTGCAGATCGGCCAGTCGAGCGGGCTCGACGGATATCTGGCGCGGGTGGCCGCGCTGCGGCCACTATCCTACGATTTTTCCAACAAATATGATGATGCCAAGATCGAACGCATCGCCCCGCTTTGCTACCTCGCCTCCGTGTCGGCAAGGGACGATTCGCGGGACCATGCCGTTGAGTTAATGCGGGGCGTTCTGGCCAAGGGTGCGAAATGGTGCCTCGTCACCCGTGGCTCGAAGGGCGCGGTTTTCGGTGGCGAAGCCGGGATATTCGATGTTCCCGCGGCCAAGGCGAATCTCGTCGATACGCTCGGCGCCGGTGATACCTTCATCGCCCGGACCCTGTTCGGCCTTGTGAAGGGGGAGGCGCCGCCGCAGCTGCTCGGCGCCGCCGCGACGGAAGCGGCGCGTACCTGCAGCTATTATGGTGCCGTGGGCCATGGCGTGCCGATTGATCTCGACGTGGATGTTGCCGCCATCCGCGCCACCCATCCTGATCTATGA
- a CDS encoding SIS domain-containing protein, whose protein sequence is MKTELNADITNALEAVASREVRHVFLIACGGSLSIMHPGKYFLDRRSSALTSDVYNGDEFVTRDPRKLDDKALVILCSQTGTTKETVRAAKHAREKGALTIAMTLDPQSPLADAAEHVVGYQASYTTGIPIDAAESNYGVLYMILAGLLRQTDTIDLVPTLLSSLSHLQPAIDKAHVQYADLFDTYAEQFKDAPVIYTMASGANYGAAYSFAICVFMEMLWINSQAIHANEFFHGPFEVVDKNAKFVALIGLDETRGLEERGREFLYRFGSQENILALDAKDLDLTGIDDAFKGFLIPLIFFDALWKFAYKLAAKRDKVMLEDRRYMKKISDY, encoded by the coding sequence ATGAAGACCGAACTGAACGCCGACATCACGAACGCCCTGGAAGCGGTCGCCAGCAGGGAGGTCCGGCATGTGTTCCTCATCGCCTGCGGCGGATCGCTGTCGATCATGCATCCGGGCAAATACTTCCTCGACCGCCGCTCAAGCGCCCTCACCTCGGATGTTTATAATGGCGACGAGTTCGTGACCCGCGACCCGCGCAAGCTCGACGACAAGGCGCTGGTCATCCTCTGCTCGCAGACGGGAACGACGAAGGAAACGGTGCGCGCAGCAAAACATGCACGCGAAAAGGGTGCCCTGACGATCGCGATGACGCTCGATCCGCAATCGCCGCTGGCCGATGCTGCCGAACACGTCGTTGGCTACCAGGCTTCCTATACGACCGGCATCCCCATCGACGCCGCCGAGAGCAATTACGGCGTGCTTTACATGATCCTCGCCGGGCTCCTGCGCCAGACCGACACGATCGATCTGGTCCCGACGCTGCTGTCGAGCCTCAGCCATCTCCAGCCGGCCATCGACAAGGCCCATGTGCAATATGCTGATCTGTTCGATACCTATGCCGAGCAGTTCAAGGACGCACCCGTCATCTACACCATGGCGAGCGGCGCCAACTACGGCGCGGCCTACTCCTTCGCGATCTGCGTCTTCATGGAAATGCTGTGGATCAACTCGCAGGCGATCCACGCCAACGAATTCTTCCATGGACCCTTCGAAGTGGTCGACAAGAATGCAAAATTCGTCGCCCTGATCGGCCTCGACGAAACCCGTGGCCTGGAAGAGCGCGGCCGCGAATTCCTCTACCGTTTCGGTTCACAGGAAAATATCCTGGCACTCGACGCCAAGGACCTCGATCTGACGGGCATCGACGACGCCTTCAAGGGCTTCCTCATCCCCCTCATCTTCTTCGACGCACTGTGGAAGTTCGCCTACAAGCTCGCCGCCAAGCGCGACAAGGTCATGCTTGAAGACCGCCGCTACATGAAAAAGATTTCGGACTATTGA
- a CDS encoding GGDEF domain-containing protein, protein MDIRAALKRVSDQRDLLMTLINQVPDQLFVKDLESRFLIANGAVVADKTFIATGEAVTVEALIGKTDFDLFAAPIAQQFHDAEVEIMRSGHPVLSTVEQNVYADGGTKWVSMTKAPLRNVSGQIIGLIGLAQDVTKRKEMEDQARFMAHHDILTGLPNRGLVISRIDEALAQATQNGSSVAVVFLDLDNFKWVNDTLGHQAGDDVLKTAASRIAGSLRLSDIAGRFGGDEFVIILRDPPRQSDGLIRLLERVRTRVAEPLQLAGQTVCVTTSIGVALLETDGTTRDELLAKADAAMYRSKRNGRNTICLASQLLPG, encoded by the coding sequence GTGGATATCCGCGCGGCATTGAAACGTGTTTCGGATCAGCGCGACCTCCTGATGACGCTGATCAACCAGGTTCCCGACCAGCTTTTCGTAAAAGATCTGGAATCGCGTTTTCTGATTGCCAACGGCGCTGTTGTCGCTGACAAGACATTCATAGCGACAGGCGAAGCAGTGACCGTCGAGGCGCTGATCGGCAAGACGGACTTCGATCTTTTTGCAGCCCCTATCGCTCAGCAATTCCACGACGCAGAAGTGGAGATCATGCGAAGCGGACATCCAGTTCTCAGCACGGTCGAGCAGAATGTTTACGCTGACGGCGGCACCAAATGGGTATCTATGACCAAAGCCCCATTGAGAAATGTCAGCGGACAGATCATCGGCCTGATCGGCCTTGCGCAGGACGTCACGAAACGCAAGGAAATGGAAGACCAGGCGCGCTTCATGGCGCACCACGATATCCTGACCGGGCTACCGAACCGGGGCCTAGTGATCAGCCGTATTGACGAAGCCCTTGCGCAAGCCACTCAAAACGGCAGTTCGGTCGCCGTCGTTTTTCTCGACCTCGACAATTTCAAATGGGTCAACGACACCCTCGGACATCAAGCCGGAGACGATGTTTTAAAGACGGCTGCCTCGCGCATCGCCGGCTCTCTTCGTCTATCTGACATCGCCGGGCGCTTTGGTGGAGACGAATTTGTCATCATCCTGCGAGATCCGCCACGACAATCTGATGGCCTGATCCGTCTGCTGGAGCGCGTTCGCACGCGTGTGGCCGAACCATTGCAGCTTGCAGGACAAACCGTATGCGTGACAACAAGTATCGGCGTGGCCCTCCTTGAAACAGATGGAACGACCAGGGACGAGCTTTTGGCGAAGGCCGATGCGGCCATGTACCGGTCCAAGAGGAATGGCCGGAATACGATCTGTCTGGCCTCCCAGCTGTTGCCGGGTTGA
- a CDS encoding EAL domain-containing protein, which translates to MRLRRWRIITLAVVLGIVGAALPVAVMAWLSWRVAEERELGILDVLARKVVNRAELTFAESYYAMDVLQKSGLVPCSNDHIARMRTETINVLSIEEIGYFENGFLKCTSWGPAPAGIAPPKVDYTGRNGLKVSLRIKPAVSLGQRMTALQMGSYNVLVVPLRFVDVFIDNGIAITLMNDTGKVINTRNDPDLELAATLARDERQRGLDEGQLYTVLKRNGLVVVATESKAIMTAEFLRQMKIFVPFGGFMALFIIGIVYWMSRERLSPKAELDLAIRNREFIVHYQPIVELETGICFGAEALVRWLRPDGTLVRPDLFIPIAEETGLIMPITNQVVEIVIAELKSLLVNERTLHIAINLCAEDITTGRILDFLDGKLQSTGIHREQIWLEITERGLVDIDAARVTLRRARQAGHAVAIDDFGTGYSSLQYLQGLPIDALKIDKSFVDTIGKDSATSSVILHIITMSQELGLLSTAEGVETEDQAAFLRARGVNFAQGWLFSRPLPAKEFIGFHKNNKETFGAAREIVTSADLEPTLAKPMHPYAGKTT; encoded by the coding sequence ATGCGGTTACGGCGCTGGCGCATTATCACTCTCGCAGTGGTTCTAGGGATAGTCGGTGCGGCTCTTCCCGTAGCCGTAATGGCCTGGTTGTCATGGCGGGTTGCGGAAGAACGAGAACTCGGCATCTTGGACGTCCTGGCCCGAAAGGTTGTCAATCGCGCGGAACTGACGTTCGCGGAATCCTACTACGCGATGGATGTGCTCCAGAAAAGCGGTCTGGTTCCTTGCTCGAACGACCATATCGCCCGCATGAGGACCGAAACGATCAACGTTCTCTCGATTGAGGAGATCGGATACTTCGAGAACGGCTTTCTCAAATGCACCTCGTGGGGACCGGCACCAGCCGGGATTGCCCCGCCCAAGGTCGACTATACAGGGCGAAACGGTCTAAAGGTTTCACTCCGGATAAAGCCGGCTGTGAGCCTCGGCCAACGGATGACCGCCTTGCAGATGGGCAGCTACAATGTCCTGGTGGTTCCTTTGCGCTTCGTGGACGTCTTCATCGACAATGGCATAGCGATCACGCTGATGAACGATACCGGGAAAGTCATCAATACGCGTAACGATCCCGACCTGGAGCTCGCTGCAACGCTGGCCCGCGACGAGCGGCAGCGAGGCCTTGACGAAGGACAGCTTTATACCGTGCTCAAGCGGAATGGTCTCGTCGTGGTCGCAACGGAATCCAAGGCCATCATGACCGCCGAGTTCCTGAGGCAGATGAAGATTTTCGTCCCCTTCGGCGGATTCATGGCGCTGTTCATCATCGGCATCGTCTACTGGATGTCGAGGGAACGTCTGTCCCCGAAGGCGGAACTTGATTTGGCGATCAGAAACCGGGAGTTTATCGTCCACTATCAGCCGATCGTGGAACTTGAGACAGGAATCTGTTTCGGGGCGGAAGCTCTGGTCCGTTGGCTGAGACCAGACGGCACCCTTGTGAGACCTGATCTGTTTATTCCGATTGCGGAGGAGACAGGGCTGATCATGCCCATCACTAATCAGGTGGTCGAGATTGTCATAGCCGAACTCAAATCGCTGCTCGTCAATGAGCGCACCCTGCACATCGCAATCAACCTTTGTGCGGAAGACATAACAACCGGTCGCATTCTCGACTTCCTGGACGGCAAGCTGCAGTCCACGGGAATTCATAGGGAACAGATTTGGCTCGAAATAACGGAACGCGGCCTTGTCGATATCGATGCCGCACGGGTAACCCTTCGCAGGGCGCGGCAGGCGGGACATGCGGTCGCCATCGACGATTTCGGAACGGGTTACTCAAGCCTTCAGTATCTTCAGGGGTTACCCATAGACGCGCTCAAAATCGACAAATCATTCGTCGATACGATCGGCAAAGACTCAGCGACAAGCTCGGTTATCCTTCACATCATCACAATGTCTCAGGAGCTCGGATTACTTTCTACCGCAGAAGGTGTCGAAACCGAGGACCAGGCGGCGTTCTTACGGGCGCGCGGCGTCAATTTCGCTCAGGGCTGGCTGTTCTCAAGGCCGCTTCCCGCCAAGGAATTCATAGGATTTCACAAAAACAACAAGGAGACGTTCGGGGCCGCGCGCGAGATCGTCACATCCGCGGATCTGGAGCCGACACTCGCAAAACCCATGCACCCCTACGCCGGCAAGACGACTTGA
- a CDS encoding ABC transporter permease: MADATMQLAPLAPPQSYGRRVIKRFLKHRLAVASLAFLLLMAVVIIIGPFLSPYTFDGQDFTLIGSPGPMTGEHWLGTDELGRDVMTRLIYGGRVSLAVGLAGAIIATIAGTLVGALSGFYRGWTDILLMRFTDVMLSIPTLPLVLLLSGLFRPSPPLLVAIVGMLIWMGTARLVRSQFLALREREFVEAARALGAGGARLMFRHILPNAIGPITVAATLAVGSAIMLESALSFLGFGIQPPVPTWGNLLNSASPWLSVAPWLAIPPGLMILFTVLAVNFLGDGLRDAMEPKE, translated from the coding sequence ATGGCTGATGCAACGATGCAACTGGCTCCGCTCGCCCCGCCACAGAGCTATGGCCGCCGCGTTATCAAGCGTTTCCTGAAGCACCGGCTGGCGGTGGCCAGTCTTGCCTTTCTGCTGTTGATGGCGGTCGTCATTATCATCGGGCCATTCCTGTCGCCCTACACATTTGACGGCCAGGACTTCACCCTGATCGGCTCGCCCGGTCCGATGACTGGCGAACACTGGCTGGGAACGGACGAACTTGGCCGCGACGTCATGACCCGCCTCATCTATGGCGGACGCGTGTCGCTGGCCGTTGGTCTGGCCGGCGCGATCATCGCAACGATTGCCGGTACCTTGGTGGGTGCGCTGTCGGGCTTCTATCGCGGCTGGACCGATATTCTCCTGATGCGGTTCACCGACGTGATGTTGTCGATCCCGACACTGCCGCTGGTCCTCTTGCTCTCCGGACTGTTTCGGCCGAGCCCGCCACTGCTTGTGGCGATTGTGGGCATGCTGATCTGGATGGGCACGGCGCGGCTGGTGCGCAGCCAGTTCCTCGCTTTGCGAGAACGCGAATTCGTCGAAGCCGCTCGTGCGCTCGGAGCGGGAGGCGCACGCCTGATGTTCCGCCATATCCTGCCGAATGCAATCGGCCCAATCACCGTGGCGGCAACGCTTGCTGTTGGAAGCGCCATCATGCTTGAATCGGCACTCTCGTTTCTGGGCTTCGGCATTCAGCCACCGGTTCCGACCTGGGGAAACCTGCTGAACAGTGCATCTCCCTGGCTCAGTGTCGCACCTTGGCTGGCGATCCCCCCGGGGCTGATGATCCTTTTTACGGTTCTCGCCGTCAATTTCCTAGGTGACGGGCTGCGCGACGCCATGGAACCCAAGGAATGA